The Canis lupus dingo isolate Sandy chromosome 26, ASM325472v2, whole genome shotgun sequence genome has a segment encoding these proteins:
- the HNF1A gene encoding hepatocyte nuclear factor 1-alpha isoform X1: MVSKLSQLQTELLAALLHSGLSKEALIQALGEPGPYLLAGDGPLDKGESCGGGRGELAELPNGLGEARGSEDETDDDGEDFTPPILKELENLSPEEAAHQKAVVETLLQEDPWRVAKMVKSYLQQHNIPQREVVDTTGLNQSHLSQHLNKGTPMKTQKRAALYTWYVRKQREVAQQFTHAGQGGLIEEPTGDELPTKKGRRNRFKWGPASQQILFQAYERQKNPSKEEREALVEECNRAECIQRGVSPSQAQGLGSNLVTEVRVYNWFANRRKEEAFRHKLAMDTYSGPPPGPGPGPTLPAHSSPGLPPPALSPSKVHGVRYGQQATSEGAEVPSSSGGPLVTVSAPLHQVSPTGLEPSHSLLSTEAKLVSATGGPLPPVSTLTALHSLEQTSPGLNQQPQNLIMASLPGVMAIGPGEPASLGPTFTNTGASTLVIGLASTQAQSVPVINSMGSSLTTLQPVQFSQPLHPSYQQPLMSPMQSHVAQSPFMATMAQIQSPHALYSHKPEVAQYTHTGLLPQTMLITDTTNLSALASLTPTKQVFTSDAEASSESGLHTPASQTTTIHIPSQDPVGIQHLQPAHRLSASPTVSSSSLVLYQSSDSNNGHSHLLPSNHSVIETFISTQMASSSQ, translated from the exons ATGGTTTCTAAACTGAGCCAGCTGCAGACGGAGCTCCTGGCGGCCCTGCTCCACTCGGGCCTGAGCAAAGAGGCACTGATCCAGGCGTTGGGTGAGCCGGGGCCCTACCTGCTGGCTGGAGATGGCCCCCTGGACAAGGGGGAGTCCTGCGGCGGCGGTCGGGGGGAGCTGGCCGAGCTGCCCAACGGGCTGGGGGAGGCGAGGGGCTCCGAGGACGAGACGGACGACGATGGGGAAGACTTCACACCGCCCATCCTCAAGGAGCTGGAGAACCTCAGCCCCGAGGAGGCGGCCCACCAGAAAGCCGTGGTGGAGACCTTGCTGCA GGAGGACCCGTGGCGCGTGGCCAAGATGGTCAAATCCTACCTGCAGCAGCATAACATCCCACAGCGGGAGGTAGTCGACACCACTGGCCTCAACCAGTCACACTTGTCCCAGCATCTCAACAAGGGCACCCCCATGAAGACACAGAAGCGAGCTGCCCTGTACACCTGGTACGTCCGCAAGCAGCGAGAGGTGGCCCAGC AGTTCACCCACGCAGGGCAAGGTGGGCTGATTGAAGAGCCCACAGGTGATGAGCTGCCAACCAAGAAGGGGCGGAGGAATCGTTTCAAGTGGGGCCCAGCCTCCCAGCAGATCCTGTTCCAGGCCTATGAGAGGCAGAAGAACCCCAGCAAGGAGGAGCGAGAGGCATTGGTGGAGGAGTGCAATAG GGCGGAATGCATCCAGAGGGGGGTGTCACCATCGCAGGCACAGGGGCTGGGCTCCAACCTTGTCACAGAGGTGCGTGTCTACAACTGGTTTGCCAATCGCCGCAAGGAAGAAGCCTTTCGTCATAAGCTGGCCATGGACACATACAGCGGGCCACCACCTGGGCCAGGCCCGGGCCCCACACTGCCTGCCCACAGCTCTCCGGGcttgcccccacctgccctctcccctaGTAAGGTCCACG GTGTGCGCTATGGACAGCAAGCAACTAGCGAGGGGGCGGAAGTGCCTTCGAGCAGCGGTGGTCCCTTGGTGACGGTGTCTGCGCCCCTGCACCAAGTGTCCCCCACAGGCCTGGAGCCCAGTCACAGTCTGCTGAGCACCGAAGCCAAGCTG GTCTCAGCAACTGGGGGCCCCTTGCCCCCTGTCAGCACCCTGACAGCACTGCACAGCTTGGAGCAGACCTCCCCAGGCCTCAACCAACAGCCCCAGAATCTCATCATGGCCTCACTTCCCGGGGTCATGGCCATTGGGCCTGGTGAgcctgcctccctgggccccacGTTCACCAACACGGGTGCCTCCACCCTGGTCATTG GCCTGGCCTCCACTCAGGCCCAGAGCGTGCCAGTCATCAACAGCATGGGCAGCAGCCTGACCACCCTGCAGCCAGTCCAGTTCTCCCAGCCACTGCACCCTTCCTACCAGCAGCCACTCATGTCTCCCATGCAGAGCCATGTGGCCCAGAGCCCCTTCATGGCCACCATGGCCCAGATTCAGAGCCCCCATG CCCTCTACAGCCACAAGCCCGAGGTGGCCCAGTACACCCACACGGGCCTGCTTCCGCAGACCATGCTCATCACCGACACTACCAACCTGAGCGCCCTGGCCAGCCTCACGCCCACCAAGCAG GTCTTCACCTCAGATGCTGAGGCCTCCAGTGAGTCCGGGCTTCATACGCCGGCGTCTCAGACCACCACCATCCACATCCCCAGCCAGGATCCTGTTGGCATCCAGCACCTGCAGCCTGCCCACCGGCTCAGCGCCAGCCCCACCG TGTCCTCCAGCAGCCTGGTGTTGTACCAGAGCTCCGACTCCAACAACGGCCACAGCCACCTGTTGCCATCCAACCACAGCGTCATCGAGACCTTCATTTCCACGCAGATGGCTTCATCCTCCCAGTAA
- the HNF1A gene encoding hepatocyte nuclear factor 1-alpha isoform X2, giving the protein MVKSYLQQHNIPQREVVDTTGLNQSHLSQHLNKGTPMKTQKRAALYTWYVRKQREVAQQFTHAGQGGLIEEPTGDELPTKKGRRNRFKWGPASQQILFQAYERQKNPSKEEREALVEECNRAECIQRGVSPSQAQGLGSNLVTEVRVYNWFANRRKEEAFRHKLAMDTYSGPPPGPGPGPTLPAHSSPGLPPPALSPSKVHGVRYGQQATSEGAEVPSSSGGPLVTVSAPLHQVSPTGLEPSHSLLSTEAKLVSATGGPLPPVSTLTALHSLEQTSPGLNQQPQNLIMASLPGVMAIGPGEPASLGPTFTNTGASTLVIGLASTQAQSVPVINSMGSSLTTLQPVQFSQPLHPSYQQPLMSPMQSHVAQSPFMATMAQIQSPHALYSHKPEVAQYTHTGLLPQTMLITDTTNLSALASLTPTKQVFTSDAEASSESGLHTPASQTTTIHIPSQDPVGIQHLQPAHRLSASPTVSSSSLVLYQSSDSNNGHSHLLPSNHSVIETFISTQMASSSQ; this is encoded by the exons ATGGTCAAATCCTACCTGCAGCAGCATAACATCCCACAGCGGGAGGTAGTCGACACCACTGGCCTCAACCAGTCACACTTGTCCCAGCATCTCAACAAGGGCACCCCCATGAAGACACAGAAGCGAGCTGCCCTGTACACCTGGTACGTCCGCAAGCAGCGAGAGGTGGCCCAGC AGTTCACCCACGCAGGGCAAGGTGGGCTGATTGAAGAGCCCACAGGTGATGAGCTGCCAACCAAGAAGGGGCGGAGGAATCGTTTCAAGTGGGGCCCAGCCTCCCAGCAGATCCTGTTCCAGGCCTATGAGAGGCAGAAGAACCCCAGCAAGGAGGAGCGAGAGGCATTGGTGGAGGAGTGCAATAG GGCGGAATGCATCCAGAGGGGGGTGTCACCATCGCAGGCACAGGGGCTGGGCTCCAACCTTGTCACAGAGGTGCGTGTCTACAACTGGTTTGCCAATCGCCGCAAGGAAGAAGCCTTTCGTCATAAGCTGGCCATGGACACATACAGCGGGCCACCACCTGGGCCAGGCCCGGGCCCCACACTGCCTGCCCACAGCTCTCCGGGcttgcccccacctgccctctcccctaGTAAGGTCCACG GTGTGCGCTATGGACAGCAAGCAACTAGCGAGGGGGCGGAAGTGCCTTCGAGCAGCGGTGGTCCCTTGGTGACGGTGTCTGCGCCCCTGCACCAAGTGTCCCCCACAGGCCTGGAGCCCAGTCACAGTCTGCTGAGCACCGAAGCCAAGCTG GTCTCAGCAACTGGGGGCCCCTTGCCCCCTGTCAGCACCCTGACAGCACTGCACAGCTTGGAGCAGACCTCCCCAGGCCTCAACCAACAGCCCCAGAATCTCATCATGGCCTCACTTCCCGGGGTCATGGCCATTGGGCCTGGTGAgcctgcctccctgggccccacGTTCACCAACACGGGTGCCTCCACCCTGGTCATTG GCCTGGCCTCCACTCAGGCCCAGAGCGTGCCAGTCATCAACAGCATGGGCAGCAGCCTGACCACCCTGCAGCCAGTCCAGTTCTCCCAGCCACTGCACCCTTCCTACCAGCAGCCACTCATGTCTCCCATGCAGAGCCATGTGGCCCAGAGCCCCTTCATGGCCACCATGGCCCAGATTCAGAGCCCCCATG CCCTCTACAGCCACAAGCCCGAGGTGGCCCAGTACACCCACACGGGCCTGCTTCCGCAGACCATGCTCATCACCGACACTACCAACCTGAGCGCCCTGGCCAGCCTCACGCCCACCAAGCAG GTCTTCACCTCAGATGCTGAGGCCTCCAGTGAGTCCGGGCTTCATACGCCGGCGTCTCAGACCACCACCATCCACATCCCCAGCCAGGATCCTGTTGGCATCCAGCACCTGCAGCCTGCCCACCGGCTCAGCGCCAGCCCCACCG TGTCCTCCAGCAGCCTGGTGTTGTACCAGAGCTCCGACTCCAACAACGGCCACAGCCACCTGTTGCCATCCAACCACAGCGTCATCGAGACCTTCATTTCCACGCAGATGGCTTCATCCTCCCAGTAA
- the C26H12orf43 gene encoding LOW QUALITY PROTEIN: protein CUSTOS (The sequence of the model RefSeq protein was modified relative to this genomic sequence to represent the inferred CDS: deleted 1 base in 1 codon), producing MAAPNGALSDLESSSSSSGSDAEELARCREAAMPAWGLEQCPRGPEKPRADAANNQRPASQPSLRRKVDEHEQDGNELQTTPEFRAHVAKKLGALLDSSITISEVVKELRKAEVQKVSTEDDGFRLFFTSIPGGSEKKEAPQPGRKRLPSSSSSEDSEEEWQRCREAAVSASDILQESAIHSPIKVGGEAKKKKKLKKKAKKEASADLVAATTITYGTTGGKQEQQSPKLSGDQASLGTKKKRRKKKAKKAKEASPFSSTKSAMAAPAH from the exons ATGGCGGCGCCCAATGGCGCCCTGAGCGATTTggaaagcagcagcagcagcagcggcagcgaTGCGGAGGAGTTGGCACGGTGCCGCGAGGCAGCGATGCCGGCCTGGGGCTTGGAGCAGTGCCCGAGAGGGCCAGAGAAGCCAAGAGCCG ATGCTGCAAATAATCAgcggccagccagccagccaagcCTCAG GCGTAAAGTGGATGAACACGAACAGGACGGCAATGAGCTTCAGACCACCCCCGAATTCCGAGCCCACGTAGCCAAGAAGCTAGGAGCTCTGCTGGACAG CTCAATTACCATCTCAGAAGTAGTGAAGGAGCTGAGAAAGGCTGAGGTACAGAAAGTCTCCACAGAGGATGATG GTTTCCGTCTCTTTTTCACATCCATCCCTGGAGGCTCTGAGAAGAAAGAGGCTCCCCAGCCTGGTCGAAAGCGATTACCTtccagctccag CAGCGAGGACAGTGAGGAGGAGTGGCAGCGATGCCGGGAGGCAGCTGTGTCGGCCTCCGACATCCTCCAGGAATCTGCCATCCACAGTCCCATcaaagtgggaggagaggcaaagaag aaaaagaagttgaaaaagaaGGCCAAGAAGGAGGCCAGTGCCGACCTGGTCGCTGCCACCACCATCACGTATGGGACTACAGGTGGGAAGCAGGAACAGCAGTCCCCCAAGCTCAGTGGAGACCAGGCATCACTTGggaccaaaaagaaaagaaggaagaaaaaagccaaGAAGGCCAAGGAGGCTTCCCCATTCTCATCAACAAAGAGTGCAATGGCTGCTCCTGCACACTGA